Proteins from one Pontibacter korlensis genomic window:
- a CDS encoding fasciclin domain-containing protein produces the protein MRLLHKYTHTKLLLIALFLLCWQAGQAQENASMMEYVIKERPVLAGLLTKAGFAPILSVDTPVTLLAPPEAALQSIATESPERLKAILSNHILKGAHQEKDLKDGETITSICGTSLTIYRKSGKTLVNGIAIQRANLQVKNGVVHELASLLEG, from the coding sequence ATGAGGCTGCTGCATAAGTACACCCACACAAAGTTGCTCCTGATTGCACTGTTTCTGCTGTGTTGGCAGGCAGGGCAAGCGCAGGAGAATGCCTCTATGATGGAGTATGTTATAAAGGAGCGTCCTGTGCTGGCGGGATTACTTACAAAAGCTGGTTTTGCTCCTATTCTATCTGTAGATACGCCTGTAACGCTGTTAGCTCCGCCAGAGGCTGCTTTGCAAAGTATAGCAACCGAGTCCCCCGAGCGTCTGAAGGCTATTCTCTCTAATCACATTCTTAAGGGAGCGCATCAGGAGAAGGATCTGAAAGACGGAGAAACCATAACCTCCATTTGTGGTACTAGCCTTACTATTTACAGAAAGAGTGGAAAGACTTTGGTGAATGGCATTGCCATACAGCGAGCCAACCTACAGGTTAAGAACGGAGTTGTGCATGAGCTTGCCAGCTTGTTGGAAGGGTAA
- a CDS encoding SLC13 family permease, with the protein MTVEIGIVLGIILLAVILFVTERLSIDTVAILTMVLFMATGILTPAEGFAGFSNPATITVASMFIISSAIFKSGALSNVGLCLTRIGRKSYLLCLLLLMLIAGSLSAFINDTAVVALLMPVVIQVSKDIRVSPSKLLIPLSFGSLMGGVCTLIGTSTNILVSGIAEAQGLEPLQMFEFLPAGIWFLVAGILYMFFIGRYLLPDRKLAENLSEEFGLGNYITEIVLLPGSPSVGVPLQQSNLVRDLDIEVMQVTRDKERLQVFPSLILRANDVLKVLIGVEKLKKLKQDQGVKLKSERKFRDEDVGMYDSMLYEAIVTPNSYMEGKSLKELNFRAYNYGASVLAIRHRDEIVHEKLAHVKLSAGDVLLITANSDQAEKLRQNDDILIISQTVRSEFKYGKIVPVMLISIGVVLAAATGLVPIVLSAMVGVVAMVIFKCIRLDEAYDAIDWKVIFMLGGVLSMGAALEKTGAAKLLADYLIIGVGQYGPHALLSVFFFTTFMTTNFMSNNATAALLAPIAIVTAQELGVSERPFLMAVAYAASLSFMTPMGYQTNTMIYGPGNYRFSDYLKVGTPLNLLFWILASLIIPFFFPL; encoded by the coding sequence ATGACCGTTGAGATCGGAATTGTGCTAGGAATCATTCTGCTGGCGGTTATACTTTTTGTAACCGAGCGCCTCTCCATTGATACGGTTGCTATCCTGACAATGGTGCTTTTTATGGCGACGGGTATCCTTACACCGGCTGAGGGCTTTGCCGGTTTTAGCAATCCAGCCACCATTACTGTTGCCTCCATGTTCATCATAAGCTCGGCAATCTTTAAGTCGGGCGCACTAAGCAATGTTGGCTTATGCCTCACGCGTATAGGCAGAAAGAGTTATTTGCTGTGCCTGCTTCTGCTAATGCTAATTGCCGGCTCCCTCTCTGCCTTCATCAACGATACAGCTGTTGTGGCGCTACTTATGCCTGTTGTTATACAGGTAAGTAAAGATATTCGCGTAAGCCCGTCTAAGCTGCTTATTCCGCTAAGCTTTGGCTCTTTAATGGGGGGCGTATGTACACTTATAGGCACTTCTACTAATATCTTGGTAAGCGGTATTGCAGAAGCTCAGGGGCTGGAGCCGCTTCAGATGTTTGAGTTCCTGCCGGCCGGGATATGGTTTTTAGTGGCAGGTATACTTTACATGTTCTTCATAGGGCGCTACCTTTTGCCCGACCGAAAGCTTGCAGAAAACCTTTCGGAGGAGTTTGGGCTTGGAAACTACATCACAGAAATCGTGTTATTGCCGGGGTCCCCATCGGTAGGGGTGCCGTTGCAGCAATCAAATCTAGTGCGGGACCTGGATATTGAAGTGATGCAGGTGACCCGCGATAAGGAGAGGCTGCAGGTGTTCCCCTCGCTTATACTTCGGGCCAACGATGTGTTAAAGGTGCTGATTGGTGTTGAGAAACTGAAAAAGTTAAAACAGGACCAGGGAGTAAAGTTAAAGTCGGAGCGAAAGTTTCGGGATGAGGACGTGGGTATGTATGATAGCATGCTTTATGAGGCCATTGTTACCCCAAACTCCTACATGGAGGGTAAATCTCTGAAAGAGCTGAACTTTCGGGCGTATAATTATGGCGCCTCTGTACTGGCAATTCGCCACCGCGATGAGATTGTGCATGAGAAGCTGGCCCACGTAAAGCTGTCGGCAGGAGATGTGCTGCTGATCACCGCCAACAGCGACCAAGCAGAGAAGCTGCGCCAAAACGACGATATCCTTATCATTTCTCAGACCGTCCGGAGTGAGTTCAAGTATGGTAAAATAGTGCCTGTAATGCTGATAAGCATAGGTGTGGTACTGGCAGCAGCTACTGGGTTGGTTCCTATTGTGCTCAGCGCTATGGTTGGAGTGGTAGCAATGGTCATATTTAAGTGCATCCGATTAGATGAAGCATATGATGCCATTGACTGGAAGGTGATTTTTATGCTGGGAGGGGTGCTATCGATGGGTGCTGCGCTGGAAAAGACAGGAGCAGCCAAGTTACTTGCCGATTATCTTATAATCGGGGTAGGGCAGTATGGGCCTCATGCGCTGCTGTCGGTGTTCTTCTTTACTACCTTCATGACGACCAACTTTATGTCTAACAACGCCACGGCGGCTTTGTTGGCACCCATTGCTATTGTTACAGCACAGGAGCTGGGCGTGAGCGAACGCCCGTTTCTGATGGCTGTAGCCTATGCGGCTTCTCTCAGTTTTATGACTCCTATGGGCTACCAAACCAATACCATGATCTACGGTCCTGGCAACTACCGCTTCTCAGATTACCTTAAAGTAGGTACGCCCCTAAACTTGCTCTTCTGGATTTTGGCATCTCTTATTATTCCGTTTTTCTTTCCGCTGTAG
- a CDS encoding DUF2490 domain-containing protein, with the protein MQAQSTDKQVAHQQLVWLGYHNTLELSKRWSVNSEVEERRFLNPDKQHQFLVRSQLRYSLGSNWDVSAGFAYFLQNTQDPRSSETLVVPELRPHVQLDYRQGINKLTVTHRYRAERRFFRNTANGVLAGWLQC; encoded by the coding sequence TTGCAAGCTCAAAGCACGGATAAGCAGGTGGCACACCAGCAATTGGTATGGTTGGGGTATCACAACACGCTTGAGCTAAGCAAAAGATGGTCGGTAAACTCAGAGGTAGAGGAAAGGAGGTTTCTGAATCCGGATAAACAGCATCAGTTTCTCGTGAGGAGCCAGCTGCGCTATAGTTTGGGGAGTAACTGGGATGTCTCCGCTGGCTTTGCATACTTCCTCCAGAATACGCAAGATCCAAGGTCATCAGAAACATTAGTGGTGCCAGAGCTACGGCCACATGTACAGCTGGACTACAGGCAAGGTATAAACAAGCTTACGGTGACGCACCGCTATAGGGCTGAACGACGGTTTTTCAGGAACACAGCAAACGGAGTGTTGGCCGGATGGTTACAATGCTAA
- a CDS encoding DUF2490 domain-containing protein — protein MLQVRQQPLKIRASDEIIFNAGKRITNNRFDQNRIYVGLNYPVHKSIILEAGYLKWFQQRASGNQFYSRDIVRVVITHKINLKRKEADPAE, from the coding sequence TTGCTTCAGGTAAGGCAGCAGCCGCTAAAAATCAGAGCTAGTGACGAGATTATATTCAACGCTGGCAAAAGGATAACGAACAATCGGTTTGACCAGAATAGGATTTACGTGGGGCTAAACTACCCGGTGCATAAGAGTATAATACTGGAGGCAGGCTACCTGAAGTGGTTTCAGCAGCGCGCCTCCGGAAACCAATTCTACAGCAGAGACATCGTACGTGTAGTCATAACCCATAAAATCAACTTGAAGAGGAAAGAGGCAGATCCGGCAGAATAA
- a CDS encoding ABC transporter ATP-binding protein translates to MSKAKKGTRDTATQQKEKKSLREQVGALKNLPKFFRLIWETSPALTITNLLLRLVKSSLPLAMLYVGKLIIDEVIRLIDVTGEKSLTYLWTLVALELGLAVLSDLINRGITLVDSLLGDLFSNRTSVTLIEHAAKLDLAQFEDATFYDKLERARRQTVTRVVLMSQVLSQLQDIVTIGFLAVGLIAFNPWLILILLVAVIPSFLGETHFNERSYSLSRSWTPERRELDYLRYIGASYETAKEIKTFNLSGFLAGRFKELSDKYYLLNKSITMKRAFWGSALSALGTLAYYGAYIFILFETVAGVITVGSLTFLAGSFSSMRSLLQGIMTRFSQIAESALYLQDLFDFLELQPQITPPANPLSIPRPIQQGFTFENVGFKYHNSERWAVRHLSFHLRAGEKLALVGENGAGKTTLVKLLARLYEPTEGRILLDGVDLREYDLNDLRHQVGIIFQDYVRFQMTASDNIAIGQINNISDRERIQGSAQKSLADLVIQRLPDKYEQVLGKRFNKGVELSGGEWQKVALARAYMRDAQLLILDEPTSALDARTEHEVFLRFSELIEGRTAVLISHRFSTVRMADRILFLEQGQLKELGSHEELLAQNGKYAELFLLQARGYL, encoded by the coding sequence ATGAGCAAAGCGAAAAAAGGAACAAGAGACACAGCAACCCAACAAAAGGAGAAGAAAAGCCTACGTGAGCAGGTAGGTGCGCTAAAGAACCTACCCAAATTTTTCAGGCTCATCTGGGAGACAAGTCCAGCCTTAACCATCACAAACCTGCTGCTGCGTTTAGTTAAGTCTTCTTTGCCGCTAGCCATGCTGTATGTGGGCAAACTGATTATCGACGAGGTAATCCGGTTGATTGATGTGACAGGAGAGAAAAGCCTGACCTACCTCTGGACGCTAGTGGCGCTGGAGCTGGGCTTAGCAGTGTTGTCTGATTTGATTAACCGGGGCATTACGTTGGTGGATAGCCTGCTAGGCGATCTGTTCTCTAACCGCACCTCCGTCACCCTGATAGAACACGCTGCTAAACTGGACCTGGCCCAGTTCGAAGACGCCACATTTTACGACAAGCTGGAGCGAGCGCGGCGGCAGACTGTAACAAGGGTAGTACTTATGTCGCAGGTGTTGTCGCAGCTGCAGGATATCGTGACAATTGGCTTCTTGGCCGTAGGCTTGATTGCCTTCAACCCATGGTTGATACTTATACTTCTGGTGGCTGTTATACCTTCGTTTCTGGGCGAAACGCACTTTAACGAGCGCAGCTACTCCCTCTCCCGCTCCTGGACGCCCGAGCGCCGCGAACTGGACTACCTGCGCTACATTGGCGCCTCCTACGAAACAGCTAAGGAGATAAAGACATTTAACCTTTCCGGCTTTCTGGCAGGTCGTTTTAAGGAGCTATCTGATAAATACTACCTGCTCAACAAGAGCATCACTATGAAGCGTGCTTTCTGGGGAAGTGCCCTCTCTGCTCTGGGAACGCTGGCCTATTACGGCGCTTATATTTTTATACTTTTCGAGACAGTGGCCGGAGTAATTACAGTAGGTAGCCTTACTTTTCTGGCAGGATCGTTCAGCAGCATGCGCAGCCTGCTGCAGGGTATTATGACGCGTTTTTCACAAATTGCCGAGAGTGCTTTATACTTACAGGACCTGTTCGATTTTCTGGAGTTGCAGCCACAGATTACGCCACCTGCCAACCCGCTGTCCATACCACGCCCCATACAACAAGGCTTCACCTTCGAGAATGTTGGGTTTAAGTATCATAATTCTGAAAGATGGGCTGTACGGCACTTGTCTTTCCATTTAAGAGCCGGTGAGAAATTGGCTCTGGTGGGCGAGAACGGTGCAGGTAAAACTACGCTGGTAAAGCTTTTGGCAAGGCTTTATGAGCCCACCGAAGGACGTATACTCTTAGATGGAGTAGACCTGCGTGAATATGACCTGAACGACCTACGCCACCAGGTAGGCATAATTTTTCAGGACTACGTGCGCTTCCAGATGACAGCCTCTGACAATATTGCCATTGGCCAGATCAATAATATTTCGGACAGGGAACGCATACAGGGATCAGCACAAAAAAGCCTTGCCGATTTGGTTATCCAGCGCCTGCCCGACAAGTATGAGCAGGTATTGGGTAAACGTTTCAACAAAGGTGTAGAGCTATCGGGTGGAGAGTGGCAAAAAGTAGCCTTGGCACGTGCCTACATGCGCGATGCACAGCTGCTGATACTGGATGAGCCTACTTCCGCCCTTGATGCCCGCACTGAGCATGAGGTGTTCCTGCGCTTCTCTGAGCTGATAGAGGGCCGTACCGCTGTGCTTATATCCCATCGCTTCTCCACTGTTCGCATGGCTGACAGAATCCTGTTCCTGGAGCAAGGTCAGCTGAAAGAACTCGGGTCGCACGAGGAGCTGCTGGCGCAGAATGGCAAGTATGCGGAGCTGTTTCTGCTGCAGGCAAGGGGCTACTTGTAA
- a CDS encoding glutathione synthetase — MTIGFVVNDITTEKATYTTIFLAQRMHNKGHTVYLMGVGDLAYYPDGYMGAEAVQADPKHKYKSLTTYLEAIQSEKANKVRVTAPELDVLMLRNDPSSEPEGRGWAQNAGIIFGQLALRHGVIVLNDPTKLSDAVNKMYFQHFPEAVRPRTLITRDKDEIKEFFNEQKNNIILKPLQGSGGSGVFMVKKNDATNLNQIVEAISRDGYVIAQEYLSEASAGDVRLIVMNGEALQHKGKYCAIHRVNSKDDIRSNLHAGGSTQQAKVTPTMLDLVELVRPKLIQDGMFLVGLDIVGSKLMEINVFSPGGLYDASEMEGVDFSEPIIAALERKVHYKKTYDVQINNKTVSMI, encoded by the coding sequence ATGACTATAGGATTTGTAGTAAACGACATCACTACTGAGAAAGCAACTTACACCACTATATTTCTGGCACAGCGCATGCACAACAAGGGCCACACCGTATACCTAATGGGTGTTGGCGACCTGGCTTATTACCCTGATGGCTACATGGGGGCCGAAGCTGTGCAGGCCGACCCTAAGCATAAGTATAAATCGCTCACTACCTACCTGGAGGCCATACAGAGCGAGAAGGCTAACAAAGTGCGCGTGACAGCTCCTGAGCTTGATGTACTCATGCTCCGCAACGACCCTTCTTCTGAGCCTGAGGGACGTGGCTGGGCACAGAACGCTGGTATTATTTTCGGCCAATTAGCCCTTCGCCATGGCGTAATTGTGCTAAACGACCCTACCAAGCTCTCGGATGCTGTCAATAAAATGTATTTCCAGCACTTCCCGGAGGCTGTACGTCCGCGCACGCTCATCACCCGCGATAAGGATGAGATAAAAGAGTTCTTTAACGAACAAAAGAATAACATTATCCTTAAGCCACTTCAAGGTTCAGGTGGTTCAGGTGTGTTCATGGTAAAGAAGAACGATGCCACTAACCTAAACCAGATTGTGGAAGCGATCAGTCGCGACGGCTACGTTATTGCGCAGGAGTACCTGTCAGAGGCTAGCGCGGGAGATGTACGCTTGATCGTGATGAACGGGGAGGCGCTGCAGCACAAAGGGAAATACTGCGCCATCCATCGCGTAAACAGCAAAGACGACATCCGCAGTAACCTGCATGCAGGCGGCTCAACACAGCAAGCAAAGGTAACACCAACCATGCTGGACCTGGTGGAGCTTGTGCGCCCTAAGCTGATACAGGATGGAATGTTTCTGGTTGGGCTGGATATTGTAGGCAGCAAACTGATGGAGATAAATGTGTTCAGCCCGGGAGGACTCTACGATGCCAGCGAAATGGAGGGGGTAGATTTTTCGGAACCGATTATTGCCGCACTAGAGCGTAAGGTTCATTACAAAAAGACCTACGATGTTCAGATAAATAACAAAACAGTGTCAATGATCTAA
- a CDS encoding flavohemoglobin expression-modulating QEGLA motif protein, producing the protein MIESITVNFIKKAVRSLQRGKQVHRRLPQGGLLYIDRPLPFLVLFRHPAGQPDHPTADFLKANAAYIISHHERTEELRPLVQSIAMSMADKFGAFMIIELMAADADAADTPLFKILGPEEQLPTTTKTIVQELKDIKLNGASASVTTESNQPLLQEPQCLMSEEELKKHSILVLGLQLKPVYKNTSTGKVYPLLQRNLREKVANAIKKTVFDFVSVQTSHHPIHFQALGRQAVNRVVWRIDKQLTSISNQFRFLLLVTPVNNREAWEEFKKAKFSKAPTFHYRLMPVDADQLKRKLYNISIEKVDDPTLGYLFRDKRHELDKMLTMLSYRNTPDFLYSSMQLYGTVSDQLLKVAEGILAAVPEPTRNAEPDIIPVPEFVAQAEQEIAFLREQYPALDSGVDVREDVVGLIVSKGRLNVGTDARIPRHRAEALIQHEVGTHILTYYNGKAQPLQQLYVGSPGYEELQEGLAVLSEWLVGGLDQDRMRTLAARVVAVYHLTKGCSFTDNFWRLKEEYRFDDETAWNITMRVHRGGGLTKDAVYLRGLVHLLDYLKQGHELEPLLIGKIRQDYIPIVQELIYRNVLRPMPIKPRYLLDERLKPKLEQLKGGISVFNLL; encoded by the coding sequence ATGATTGAAAGTATAACCGTCAACTTCATAAAGAAAGCTGTTCGTAGCCTGCAGCGGGGCAAACAAGTACACCGGCGCTTGCCACAGGGCGGGCTGCTGTACATCGACAGACCCCTGCCCTTTCTGGTGCTTTTTCGCCATCCTGCAGGCCAACCAGACCACCCTACTGCCGATTTCTTAAAGGCTAATGCTGCTTACATTATCTCCCACCACGAGCGTACCGAGGAGCTAAGGCCATTAGTGCAAAGCATAGCCATGTCTATGGCAGACAAATTTGGGGCATTCATGATCATAGAGTTGATGGCTGCCGATGCTGACGCCGCAGATACCCCGCTTTTTAAAATACTTGGTCCGGAAGAACAGCTGCCTACTACCACTAAAACCATTGTACAGGAGTTAAAAGATATAAAGCTGAACGGTGCCTCTGCCTCAGTAACAACCGAGAGCAACCAGCCTCTACTACAGGAGCCACAGTGCTTGATGTCTGAAGAGGAGCTTAAAAAGCACAGTATTTTGGTGCTGGGGCTGCAGTTAAAGCCTGTTTACAAAAACACTTCCACAGGTAAAGTTTATCCGCTGCTGCAGCGCAACCTCCGCGAGAAGGTCGCCAACGCCATCAAAAAAACTGTTTTCGACTTTGTGAGTGTGCAGACTTCGCACCATCCGATCCACTTCCAGGCACTGGGAAGACAGGCGGTAAACCGGGTAGTGTGGCGCATCGATAAGCAACTGACCAGTATTAGCAATCAGTTCAGGTTCCTGTTGCTCGTTACGCCGGTAAATAACAGAGAGGCATGGGAAGAATTTAAAAAAGCAAAGTTCAGCAAGGCTCCAACTTTCCATTACCGCCTGATGCCCGTCGATGCCGACCAGCTCAAGCGCAAACTCTACAATATCTCTATAGAGAAGGTGGATGACCCTACCCTGGGTTACTTGTTCCGCGACAAGCGCCATGAGCTAGACAAGATGTTGACTATGCTCTCTTACCGCAACACACCGGATTTCCTGTACAGCAGCATGCAACTCTACGGCACTGTAAGCGACCAGCTCTTGAAAGTGGCAGAGGGAATATTAGCTGCCGTTCCTGAGCCAACCCGCAATGCAGAGCCAGACATTATACCCGTACCCGAGTTTGTGGCGCAGGCAGAGCAGGAAATTGCCTTCCTGCGGGAGCAGTACCCAGCCCTGGATTCTGGCGTAGACGTGCGTGAAGATGTGGTAGGGCTGATCGTATCAAAAGGCAGGTTGAACGTAGGCACCGATGCCAGAATTCCCCGCCACCGTGCCGAAGCCTTGATACAACACGAGGTAGGCACACATATATTGACCTACTATAACGGCAAAGCACAGCCGCTACAGCAGCTTTATGTGGGCAGCCCTGGTTATGAGGAGCTCCAGGAAGGTCTTGCTGTGCTAAGTGAGTGGCTGGTAGGCGGGCTGGACCAGGACCGCATGCGCACTCTGGCTGCCCGCGTAGTGGCCGTATACCACCTGACCAAAGGCTGCAGCTTTACAGATAATTTTTGGCGGCTTAAAGAGGAGTACCGCTTTGATGACGAAACGGCCTGGAATATAACCATGCGTGTGCACCGCGGTGGTGGCCTGACTAAAGATGCGGTATACCTGCGTGGCCTGGTACACCTCCTGGACTACCTGAAGCAAGGCCACGAACTGGAGCCGCTGCTCATCGGCAAGATCAGGCAGGATTATATACCAATTGTACAGGAACTGATATACCGCAACGTGTTACGCCCTATGCCTATTAAGCCGCGCTATCTCCTAGACGAGCGCCTGAAGCCTAAGCTGGAACAACTAAAAGGCGGCATTTCAGTATTTAACTTACTGTAA
- a CDS encoding N-formylglutamate amidohydrolase has product MTQTKVDTVYYTITRGDSPLVATAIHNGHEVRHNLRSLYNLTPDERLREEDPFTAEWVSFTDNQIVDHYSRFEFDLNRPPEKAIYRKPEDAWGLRVWKEELPEELAQESMSRYDKFYEDVKLMLTKLIEEHGCVVIYDLHTYNHRREGPNGPAADPQENPEVNIGTGNMNRQKWAPVVDTLMHSLSNYNYRGRRLDVRENVKFNGGHFMRWIHDTFGSKVCVMSIEFKKFFMDEWTGEPDQAQVQEIRQALQQSTKPVFQALTQVCQV; this is encoded by the coding sequence ATGACACAAACCAAAGTAGATACTGTATACTATACCATTACCCGTGGGGACAGTCCTTTAGTAGCCACTGCCATTCACAACGGGCACGAAGTGCGCCATAACCTTAGGAGCCTCTATAACCTGACACCGGATGAGCGACTGCGCGAAGAGGATCCTTTTACTGCCGAGTGGGTAAGCTTTACCGATAATCAGATTGTAGACCATTACTCCCGCTTCGAATTCGATTTGAACCGCCCTCCGGAGAAAGCCATTTATCGAAAACCCGAGGATGCCTGGGGTTTAAGAGTATGGAAAGAGGAACTGCCTGAAGAACTCGCGCAGGAATCTATGTCGCGCTACGATAAGTTTTATGAGGATGTGAAGCTAATGCTGACAAAGCTAATCGAGGAGCATGGATGTGTAGTGATTTACGATCTGCATACCTACAACCACCGTCGCGAAGGCCCTAATGGACCGGCCGCCGACCCGCAGGAAAACCCGGAGGTAAACATTGGCACCGGCAACATGAACCGCCAGAAATGGGCACCTGTCGTGGATACACTCATGCACAGCCTAAGCAACTACAACTACCGCGGCCGCAGACTTGACGTGCGTGAGAATGTAAAGTTTAACGGTGGCCACTTTATGCGCTGGATCCACGACACCTTTGGCAGCAAAGTATGCGTGATGAGCATCGAGTTTAAGAAGTTCTTTATGGATGAATGGACGGGGGAACCAGACCAGGCACAGGTGCAGGAGATACGACAGGCCCTACAGCAAAGCACAAAACCTGTTTTTCAGGCGCTTACGCAAGTATGCCAAGTCTAA
- a CDS encoding zinc-ribbon domain-containing protein, producing the protein MASPETPATKTCPNCGAEVLLRTKQCPGCGQLLANPKPQWFKDLTATEIFLLILGSIMLAIGLVAL; encoded by the coding sequence ATGGCAAGCCCAGAAACCCCAGCTACAAAAACATGCCCTAATTGTGGAGCCGAAGTGCTACTTAGAACGAAGCAATGCCCCGGCTGTGGCCAACTGCTGGCGAACCCTAAACCACAGTGGTTTAAAGACCTTACCGCAACCGAGATATTCCTGCTCATATTGGGCAGCATCATGCTAGCCATAGGCTTGGTAGCGCTATAG
- a CDS encoding head GIN domain-containing protein — protein MKITKLRTATFGLLAFAFLLLNINAAMAQSLQGNKKIATQNREVSGISGIEVSGGFTVELTQGSNEGVRLEAEENLLDNIKTEVRNGVLRIYNDKGVSTNKGMKAYVTLKALESINISGGVKVTGNSTFKSSALKMDLSGASNVKLALDTKQLDAELSGASKVELIGKANEVNMDMSGASKVDASELEARQVKVQASGASNVKVFAKESLNINASGASSVYYKGSPSITSDVSSAARVSRL, from the coding sequence ATGAAAATCACGAAACTACGCACAGCAACTTTTGGCTTATTAGCCTTTGCCTTTCTACTGCTAAATATAAATGCAGCCATGGCGCAGAGCCTGCAGGGTAACAAGAAAATCGCTACCCAAAACAGGGAAGTATCTGGCATCAGTGGCATTGAAGTGAGCGGTGGTTTTACAGTAGAGTTAACCCAAGGCAGCAACGAGGGAGTGCGGCTGGAGGCTGAGGAAAACCTCCTCGACAATATCAAAACAGAAGTGCGCAACGGGGTATTGCGTATTTACAATGATAAGGGTGTGAGCACCAATAAGGGCATGAAGGCCTATGTTACCCTGAAGGCGCTGGAAAGCATTAACATTAGCGGCGGTGTAAAAGTAACAGGCAACTCAACCTTCAAGTCTTCTGCACTGAAAATGGACCTGAGTGGTGCCTCAAACGTGAAGCTGGCTCTTGATACAAAGCAGCTTGATGCTGAGTTGAGTGGAGCAAGTAAGGTAGAGTTGATTGGCAAGGCTAATGAAGTGAACATGGATATGTCAGGAGCTTCTAAAGTAGATGCCTCGGAACTGGAGGCCCGCCAGGTAAAGGTGCAGGCAAGCGGAGCCAGCAATGTGAAAGTGTTTGCTAAAGAGTCGCTGAATATAAACGCTTCCGGAGCATCCTCAGTGTACTACAAGGGTAGCCCTAGCATTACGTCGGACGTTTCTTCGGCAGCCCGGGTATCCAGATTATAA
- the bla gene encoding subclass B1 metallo-beta-lactamase produces MKPLPHFILCLLLLMPAYTLKAQGQQLEVTKISSKVWIHTSYKTYHGTVVPSHGLIVSTKEGAVLIDTGWGKEPTEELLTWIKTNLKQPVKVCVPTHWHDDKLGGMEAVQRQGVPVVTSELTAILAAENSKGTPDVTFATDTTFAIGGQQLEVYFPGGGHTADNVVVYLPQQKILFGGCLVKDLQAKNLGNTADADLKSWPLAIQRLQQRYPKAKVVVPSHGPWGDQSLLSHTLSLLQNQKQ; encoded by the coding sequence ATGAAGCCATTGCCGCATTTTATACTTTGCCTGCTGCTCCTGATGCCTGCTTATACTTTGAAAGCGCAGGGACAGCAACTGGAGGTAACGAAGATATCTTCTAAAGTATGGATTCATACATCGTACAAGACTTACCACGGCACTGTAGTACCGTCACACGGATTGATAGTTTCTACGAAGGAGGGTGCGGTGTTGATAGATACCGGTTGGGGTAAAGAGCCAACAGAAGAGCTGCTGACATGGATAAAAACTAACCTGAAACAGCCTGTAAAAGTATGCGTGCCGACACATTGGCACGACGACAAGCTGGGTGGCATGGAAGCTGTGCAACGGCAGGGCGTTCCGGTAGTAACGTCGGAGCTTACAGCCATACTAGCCGCTGAGAATAGCAAGGGCACACCGGATGTCACCTTCGCTACGGATACAACTTTTGCAATTGGTGGGCAGCAGCTTGAGGTATACTTCCCAGGTGGCGGCCATACTGCCGATAACGTGGTGGTATACTTGCCGCAGCAAAAGATCCTGTTCGGAGGGTGCTTGGTAAAGGATCTGCAGGCAAAAAACTTGGGTAACACCGCTGATGCTGATCTTAAGAGCTGGCCACTTGCTATCCAGAGGCTGCAGCAGCGCTACCCGAAGGCAAAGGTGGTCGTGCCAAGCCATGGCCCCTGGGGCGATCAGTCCTTGCTTAGCCACACGCTAAGCTTACTGCAAAATCAGAAGCAATAA